In the genome of Panthera uncia isolate 11264 chromosome B3 unlocalized genomic scaffold, Puncia_PCG_1.0 HiC_scaffold_1, whole genome shotgun sequence, one region contains:
- the LOC125909293 gene encoding charged multivesicular body protein 3-like — translation MKNQLVVLRVAGSLQKSKEVMKAMQSLVKIPEIQATVRELSKEMMKAGIIEEMLEDTFESMDDQEELEEAAEMEIDKILFEITAGALGKAPSKVTNAFLEPRPSGAMAASEDEKEEEALEALQSHLATLRS, via the coding sequence ATGAAGAACCAGCTGGTGGTTTTGAGAGTGGCTGGTTCCCTGCAGAAGAGCAAAGAAGTGATGAAGGCCATGCAGAGCCTTGTGAAGATCCCAGAAATCCAGGCCACCGTGAGGGAGCTATCCAAAGAGATGATGAAGGCTGGCATCATAGAAGAAATGTTAGAAGATACTTTTGAAAGCATGGATGATCAGGAAGAATtggaagaagcagcagaaatgGAAATTGACAAAATTCTGTTTGAAATCACAGCAGGTGCCTTGGGCAAAGCACCTAGTAAAGTGACCAATGCCTTTCTGGAGCCCAGACCTTCAGGAGCGATGGCTGCATCAGAagatgagaaggaagaagaggcccTGGAGGCCCTGCAGTCCCATCTTGCCACACTCCGCAGCTAG